GGCGATGGCCGGGGCCACCTTGTGCGCCACCAGGTTGAGCGGGAAGTTGAACGGGCTGATGCCCAGGATCGGGCCGTGCGGAACCCGCGAGACGTAGGCGAGGCGGCCCGCGGAGGCGGCCTCGGTGTCCAGGCGCACGGTCTCGCCGCCGAGGCGGCGGGTCTCCTCGGCCGCGAACCTGAAGGTGGAGACCGCGCGGCCGACCTCGCCGCGGGCCCAGAAGATCGGCTTGCCGTTCTCGGCGGTGATCAGGGCGGCGATCTCGTCGGCGCGCTCGGCCAGGCGGCGCGAGACGTGCGCGAGGGCCTCGGCCCGTACGTGGATCGGGAGCGCGGCGGCCCGTTTCCGCACGGCCGCCGCGGCGGCGACGGCCTCCTCGACCTGGCCGTCGGTCGGCACGGAGCAGACGGCGACGACACGGCCGTCATGCGGGTTGGTCACGGTGAGCTCGGCCTCGCCCCTGGCGGGGCGTCCGGCGAGCCAGAAGGGGCGCACGTCCATACCCCGACGCTATGTCACCGGCGCGGGAGCGGCCTTACTCCACTCCGCACAACAGCCCCGTACCGGTACGCCGTTCCGCATAAAACCCGTCCGCACGTTCCCTGTAACGAAAACAGGGGTATTCGGGGATATTCATTACAAGGTGCCGGTTTGAATGATCTTCACCCTGGCTAAGTCACCGAATGGACGATGAGACTGGAAGGGCGTGGGCGCATGACCTCCTCGGCGCCGCGCGGCCTTCAGGGTGCCTACCTGGTCGGTGAGCGGGCATCTCAGGACGAGCTTCGCGCCAGGCTGCTCGACGTCGCCAGCCAGTTGCTGGTCACCATCGGGCCGGAGAGCCTGTCGATGCGCCGCATCGCCACCGAGGCGGGCTGCTCGACGACCGTCATCTACACCATGTTCGGCAGCAAGGAGGGCCTGGCCGAGGCGCTGTACCTGGAAGGCTTCGAGCGTTTCCGGCGCCGCCTGGAGGCCGTCCCCTCGCGCAAGGACGCCCTGGAGCACCTCATCGCGCTGGGCCCCGTCTACCGGGAGGCCGCGCTGGACGAGCCCGGCTACTACGCCCTGATGTTCGAGCGCGCGATCCCCGGCTTCGTACCGAGCGAGCGGGCCAGAACCCTCGCCCGCGCGGCGCTGAACATCCTCGACCGGGTGATCGCCGACTGCATCTCGGCCGGATACATCGTCCCCACCCAGCCCAGGAAGATCGCCGACGCCGTGTGGGCCGCCGCCCAGGGCGCGATCAGCCTGGAACGTGCCGGGCACCTGCGCGACAGCGGCACCTACGAAACGGTCACCTACGCCGTCATCTCCCGCTACCTGGTGGTCGACCGCCACTGACCCGACGGCGCTCTCCGAACCCGGCGGTCGCCCCCGACGGCGCTCCCCGATTCCGCTGTCTCCGCCGCCTTCCGGGCGAAAGCAGCGGTCACGGCTCATCCTGACAACGCCCCTCGGCAGAGCCCCCGCCTCCGCCCGCGCGGCGTGTCACCTGACGACGGCCAGGGCGACCCAGAGCTCGGCGCGGACCGCGGGGTCCTCAAGGTCGCGGCCGACCAGCTCCGCGACCCGGCGCATGCGGTAGCGCAGGGTGTGGCGGTGCACCCCGAGCCGCTGCGCCGCCGCGTCCCAGTGGCCGTTGCAGTCCAGGTAGGCGCGCAGCGACCCCAGCAGGTCCGCGCGCGAGCCGTACTCCCTGAGCGGGGCGAGCAGCGCGGAGGAGAACGCCTCCGCCACGCCGGGGTCGAACAGGGAGAGCAGTCCCTGGCCCGCCAGGTCGGCGAAACGCACCACCCGCGCGGTGCCGCGCCTGGCCGCGGCGAGCGCCCGGTCGGCCTGGTCGAGCCCCGCGCGCAGATCACCGAGACCCGCCGGGCCACCGACCCCGACGGGGCCGTGCTCGCCGAGCGCCGTGGCCACGGCACCGGCCCGCGAGGCCGGGACCAGCAGGACCACCCGGTCGCCGTCGGCCGCCGCGAACTCGCCCCCGGCGGCCTCCAGCACCACCTCCGGCTCCCCGGCGCAGGCGACCGCCACCAGCGGCTCGCCGTCGAGCCGCTCCCCCAGCCGCTCCAGCGTCTCGCACCCGGCCTCCACCTGCCCGGCCAGCAGCAGCCGCAGCACCGCGGAGCGGACCCGGCGCTCGGCGGCCAGGTGCTCCCCGCCGTGCTCGGCGGCGAGCGTCAGCAGGGACGCGGCGGCGTTGACCACGGTGTGCGCGACCGGGGTGAAGGACCGGCCGATGCCGACGGCGAGGAATCCCCTGACGCGGCGGGCCCCGAGCGGCCGCACGATGACGTGCTCCTCGGGCGAGGAGAGGGCCACGCTCGCGGGAGCGCCCCGGCTCGTGATCCTTCTCAGCCGCTCCAGCTCGGGGCCGAGGTCTCCGACCGCAGCCGCGGCGCCCTTGCCCGCCAGGTGCCGTACGGCCCCCGCCTCGTCGAGCAGGATCGCCCAGCCGCCCAGCTCGCGGGCCAGGCGGTCGATCACCGCGCGGGGGCCCTCCGGGCGCAGCGCGGCGCGGGTGAGGCGGCCCTGGGCGGCGAAGGCCCTGCTGAGCTCGTCGTACTGCTCGGCGGCGATCAGCTCGCTGACGGCCTTGCCGATGGCGACGAACGGGGTGTCGCGCGGCACCTCGACCAGTGGCAGCCCGGCCCGCGCGGCGGCCTCGACCAGCGCCTCGGGGATCGTCTCGTGCCCGAGCCCGACACCGAACCCGAGCCCGGCGACCCCCCTGGCGACCAGGCGCCCGACGTAGGGGGCGGCGTTGCGGGCGTCCAGGCGCATGCCCGTGGTCAGGACCAGTTCGCCGCCCTCGAGGAACGGGGTGGGGTCCTCCAGCTCGCTGACCGCCACCCAGCGCACCGGCCGGTCGAGCGCCTCCCGCCCGGCGAGGACGACGAGTCCGAGCGGAAGCCGTCGTACGACGGTGCTCAGTCTCGGCGCCACGACCACCCCCGTTTTTATCCGTTATGTCTATTCTGCTCCCTGCAATTTTGCCATAGTGCATCATCGGCACACCGGCATTCGCGACATAGCTTCGCATCATGAGCACCGTCACCGAGGGCGGCCCCTCGCTTCCGCAGGAGCGCCGCCTCGTCACCGAGATTCCCGGCCCGAAGTCCCGCGAGCTGCTCGTGCGCAAGCAGGCCGCCGTACCGCCGGGCATCGGCACCACGCTGCCCGTCTTCGTGACGCACGCCGGAGGCGGTGTCGTGGTCGACGCCGACGGCAACTCGCTGATCGACTTCGGGTCCGGCATCGCGGTGACCGGGGTCGGCAACTCCGCCCCGCGCGTCGTCGAGCGGGTGAGCAGGCAGGTCGCGGACTTCACCCACACCTGCTTCATGATCACGCCGTACGAGTCGTACGTGCGGGTCGCCGAGAAGCTCAACGAGATCACCCCCGGCGACCACGAGAAGCGCACCTTCCTGCTCAACAGCGGCGCCGAGGCCGTGGAGAACGCGGTCAAGGTCGCCCGCCACGCCACCGGCCGCCAGGCGGTCGTCGTCTTCGAGCACGGCTACCACGGCCGGACCCTGCTGACGATGACGCTGACCGCCAAGAACATGCCGTACAAGCATGGTTTCGGGCCGTTCGCCCCCGAGGTCCACCGGGTGCCGCTGGCCTACCCCTTCCGCTGGCCCACCGGCCCGGAGAACTGCGCCGAGGAGGCCGCCGCCCAGGCGATCGACCAGATCACCAAGGAGATCGGCGCCGAGAACGTCGCCGCCGTGGTGATCGAGCCGATCTCGGGCGAGGGCGGCTTCATCGAGCCCGCCAGGGGCTTCCTGCCGAGGATCCTGGAGTTCTGCCGCGACAACGGCATCGTCTTCGTCGCCGACGAGGTCCAGACCGGCTTCTCCCGCACCGGCCATCTGTTCGCCTGCGAGGACGAGGGCATCGTGCCCGACATCATCGTCACCGCCAAGGGCATCGCGGGCGGCCTGCCGCTGGCCGCTGTCACCGGCCGCGCCGAGATCCTCGACAGGGTCCACGTGGGTGGGCTGGGCGGCACCTACGGCGGCAACCCGCTCGCCTGCGAGGCCGCGCTGGGCGTGATGGAGACCATCGAGGCCGACGACCTGACCGGGAAGGCCCGCCGCATCGGCGAGACCATGCTTCCCCGGCTGCGCGCCATGGCGGAGCGGAACCCGGTGATCGGCGACGTGCGCGGCCGGGGCGCCATGATCGCCATCGAACTGGTCGTCCCCGGCACCAAGGAGCCGCACCCCACGGCGGCGGGCGAGATCGCCAGGAGGTGTCACGCCGAGGGCCTGGTCGTGCTGACCGCGGGCACCTACGGCAACGTGCTGCGCTTCCTGCCTCCACTGGTCATCCCCGACCATCTCCTGGAGGAGGGTCTCGCGATCCTGGAGAAGGCCATGAACGAGGTCTGACCGTTTAGAACACACCAAAAGGGGCACCCGGCTTGATGCCGAGTGTCCCTTTTGCCGTTATACGGCCCGCATGTAGGCCGTGATTTAACCACCGCTTGACATCCGCCACAGCGATCACGGATCGTGACCGCGTTATAACGGTTCCGATATGAAAGTGCGCGATCAAGACAGGAAACGTGTCGACGTCCTCCCCGCGGCCGAGCCACGGGAGAAGACAAGGAGTCTCCACGCCGGAGGTATGTAGATGAACTGGGGGCCGCCCAGAACGGCACACGTCACGATGACCTTCGATCCCGAGGGGCTGACCCGCACCCAGCGTGAGGGCGACGCCTGCGTGGCCTGCCACAAGAAGTGGCCCCGCCCGCGGATCAGGATCGGCCGCCTTCCCGACGGCACAGCCCTCTTCGCCTGCCCGGAGTGCGCCGACGCGCTGCTGCCGCAGCAGGACGACACCCGCTCCCGGCCCCGGCGCGTGGCCTTCTTCTGAACCCGCCGAACCTCTCCGACGGCCGGTGCGAGCCCGCACCGGCCACCGGAACCGGCTCACCCGGCGGCCCGCCGGAAGCGACTCAGCCGAACCGGCCAATCCGGTAGTTTCTCCACATCGAACCACCGGAACATCGGAGCACCGGAACACCGGAACACCAGAACACCAGAACACGCCCGCGCCCGGGACCGAGCCACCGTACGGCCGAGGGCGTCGCCCGGACCGTCTTCGCGGCGCCGGCACGGCCCGAATCCCGGACCCGGAATTCCGGACGCCACCCCGAACCGCCTTTACGAAGTAAGTCGAGAAACGTCAGGCGGACAGGAGCGTCCTGGGGATCTCGTCGCGCATGCCCCACGGCGAGCCGTAGGCGTTGAGCAGCTCCAGGAAGGGCACCGCGTCGAACGCCTCGGGGCCGAGCACCCCGCTGCCCGACCAGGCGCCGGTGGCCAGCAACTCCAGGGCGACCACCGGGTGCACGGCCGTCTGCCAGACCACGGCCTGGCAGCCGTACTCCCGCATCGACCACTCGTTGTCGACCACGTGGTAGAGGTAGACCTCGCGCGGCGCGCCGTCCTTGCCCACGCCCTTCACCCAGGTCCCGGCGCAGGTCTTGCCCCGCATCCGGTCGCCGAGCGTGGCCGGGTCGGGGAGGCTGGCCGCGACCATGTCGCGCGGCGAGGCCTCGACGCCGCCCACCTTGATCTTTTCCGCGCTGTCCAGGCCGAGCTTGTGCAGGGTCTTCAGGACCCCGATGAACTCCTCCCCCAGGCCGTACTTGAACGTCACCCGCTTGGCGTCGATGTAGCGGGGCACGAGGAGCACCTCCTCGTGCTCGACGTTGACGCACTCGACCGGCCCGATCCCCTCGGGGAAGTCGAACATCTCGGGCTCGCTGAACGGCTCGGTGGTGTGCCAGTCGCCGTTCTCCCAGATCACCGGCGGGTTGAGGCACTCCTCGATGGTCGTCCAGATGGAGAACGTCGGCGCGAAGTCGTAGCCGTCGACCACCAGGTTGGAGCCGTCGCGGATGCCGATCTCCTCGATGCTCTCGAACAGGTGCTCGGCGGCGTAGCGCGCGAACACGTCGGCCAGCCCCGGCTCCACGCCCATCCCGACCAGCGCCAGCCCGCCCTTCCGGCGCCAGGCCTCGGACAGGGCGAACTGCTCGTCGCCGAGCTTCACCCCGGTCAGCTCGTACGGCCTGCGCGGGTGGGGCCGCGAGAGCGACATCGCCATGTCGAGGTAGCGGACCCCGGCGTTGAGCGCCGCCTCGAACAGGGACATGGTGAAGCGGGGGTCCACCGCGTTGAAGAGCACGTCGCAGCGGTGCTCGGCGAGGGCGGCCTCGACCGCCGGCCGGTCGGAGGCGTCCAGCCCGATGGCGCTGAAGCGCGGGTCCGCGATCCTGGCCACGACGGCGGCGGCCCGGTCCTGTTGGGAGTCGGCGACCACGATGTGTTCGAAGAAATCTCGGCGTGCGGCGATCGGCACGACGGCGGAACCGACGCCGCCCGCTCCAACAAGAAGGATTCTCATGGCGGCCAGCCTACCCACTGACTGGTCAACCAGTCGATAGCGAGACCATGATTT
This region of Streptosporangium sp. NBC_01495 genomic DNA includes:
- a CDS encoding TetR/AcrR family transcriptional regulator, with protein sequence MTSSAPRGLQGAYLVGERASQDELRARLLDVASQLLVTIGPESLSMRRIATEAGCSTTVIYTMFGSKEGLAEALYLEGFERFRRRLEAVPSRKDALEHLIALGPVYREAALDEPGYYALMFERAIPGFVPSERARTLARAALNILDRVIADCISAGYIVPTQPRKIADAVWAAAQGAISLERAGHLRDSGTYETVTYAVISRYLVVDRH
- a CDS encoding PucR family transcriptional regulator, translated to MAPRLSTVVRRLPLGLVVLAGREALDRPVRWVAVSELEDPTPFLEGGELVLTTGMRLDARNAAPYVGRLVARGVAGLGFGVGLGHETIPEALVEAAARAGLPLVEVPRDTPFVAIGKAVSELIAAEQYDELSRAFAAQGRLTRAALRPEGPRAVIDRLARELGGWAILLDEAGAVRHLAGKGAAAAVGDLGPELERLRRITSRGAPASVALSSPEEHVIVRPLGARRVRGFLAVGIGRSFTPVAHTVVNAAASLLTLAAEHGGEHLAAERRVRSAVLRLLLAGQVEAGCETLERLGERLDGEPLVAVACAGEPEVVLEAAGGEFAAADGDRVVLLVPASRAGAVATALGEHGPVGVGGPAGLGDLRAGLDQADRALAAARRGTARVVRFADLAGQGLLSLFDPGVAEAFSSALLAPLREYGSRADLLGSLRAYLDCNGHWDAAAQRLGVHRHTLRYRMRRVAELVGRDLEDPAVRAELWVALAVVR
- the gabT gene encoding 4-aminobutyrate--2-oxoglutarate transaminase; this translates as MSTVTEGGPSLPQERRLVTEIPGPKSRELLVRKQAAVPPGIGTTLPVFVTHAGGGVVVDADGNSLIDFGSGIAVTGVGNSAPRVVERVSRQVADFTHTCFMITPYESYVRVAEKLNEITPGDHEKRTFLLNSGAEAVENAVKVARHATGRQAVVVFEHGYHGRTLLTMTLTAKNMPYKHGFGPFAPEVHRVPLAYPFRWPTGPENCAEEAAAQAIDQITKEIGAENVAAVVIEPISGEGGFIEPARGFLPRILEFCRDNGIVFVADEVQTGFSRTGHLFACEDEGIVPDIIVTAKGIAGGLPLAAVTGRAEILDRVHVGGLGGTYGGNPLACEAALGVMETIEADDLTGKARRIGETMLPRLRAMAERNPVIGDVRGRGAMIAIELVVPGTKEPHPTAAGEIARRCHAEGLVVLTAGTYGNVLRFLPPLVIPDHLLEEGLAILEKAMNEV
- a CDS encoding saccharopine dehydrogenase family protein encodes the protein MRILLVGAGGVGSAVVPIAARRDFFEHIVVADSQQDRAAAVVARIADPRFSAIGLDASDRPAVEAALAEHRCDVLFNAVDPRFTMSLFEAALNAGVRYLDMAMSLSRPHPRRPYELTGVKLGDEQFALSEAWRRKGGLALVGMGVEPGLADVFARYAAEHLFESIEEIGIRDGSNLVVDGYDFAPTFSIWTTIEECLNPPVIWENGDWHTTEPFSEPEMFDFPEGIGPVECVNVEHEEVLLVPRYIDAKRVTFKYGLGEEFIGVLKTLHKLGLDSAEKIKVGGVEASPRDMVAASLPDPATLGDRMRGKTCAGTWVKGVGKDGAPREVYLYHVVDNEWSMREYGCQAVVWQTAVHPVVALELLATGAWSGSGVLGPEAFDAVPFLELLNAYGSPWGMRDEIPRTLLSA